Within the Candidatus Nealsonbacteria bacterium genome, the region AAACTTCAAAGTTTTTAGAGGAAAATTTATGAAAAATACCCTGAAAACGATTTTCAAAAATGATAAAAATATAATAATAGGGGCGATTCATTTCCCCCCTCTTTTAGGATACAAAGATTTTCCCGGTTTTGACATTGCATTAAAGAATGCCCTTGCTGATCTAAAAGCTTTCGAATCTGGTGGGGTAGATGGAATTATTTTTGAGAATAATTATGATATTCCACATAGTATTTCTGTTAGCCCATCTGTCGTTAGTTCAATGACTTTTCTGGGAGAAAAATTAAGAAAAGCGACTCGCCTGCCGTTGGGCATAAGTGTATTGTGGAATGATTATCATACAGCGTTATCAATCGCAAAAACACTGGATTTGCAGTTTATTCGTATTCCAGTTTTTGTTGATAGGGTAAAAACAGATTACGGGACGGTAGAAGGAGATCCCAAAAAGGTTATAGATTTCAGAAAATTAATTGGTGCTGAAAATATAGCCCTGTTTACGGACATTCATGTAAAGCATGCAAAGCTATTGTCTAAGTATGATTTAATAACCTCTGCAAAGCTAGCTATTAAAAATAAATCTGATGCAATAATTATTACAGGTAAGTGGACGGGAAATGCCCCCGATATAAAAGAATTAGAATCTTTACGAAAAAAGATTGGATCTTTCCCAATTTTGATTGGAAGTGGGACAGATGAGCATAATTCGAAACCTTTGTTTCAATTTGCAAACGGAGCAATAGTTAGTACTTCACTTAAAAGTGGTATCAATGAATCTCATGAAGTAAATGTGAAGCCATATGTTCGAAGAATAGATAAAAACAAAGTTGAAAAAATAATTCGTAGTTTAAAGTAATGTTATCAAGTAGCCTTAAGTATTATTTTACTAAAAAAACTACTTTTTAGTAAAATTTTTTATTCCTCGTCTTGCTTTTTTAAAAAACACTTCAACAGTTTTTATAATAACTTATAATAATTATTGTTTTTTAGTCCTTTAATGTGTATCATATCATATAAATACAAAATTTAGTTTAAAAAAGTTATGTCAAAAGAAACAAGTCAAAACAATGATTTCCCGTCAATGGAAGAGGATGTTTTAAATTTTTGGGATAAAGCTAAAATATTTGAAAAATCAGTTGATCGTGATGCTTCACAAGGAAACTATGTTTTTTATGATGGCCCTCCTTTTGGAACAGGGGAGCCACATTATGGCCATATTCTATCTAGTGTATCCAAGGATGTAGTTCCAAGATTCTGG harbors:
- a CDS encoding BtpA/SgcQ family protein; this translates as NFKVFRGKFMKNTLKTIFKNDKNIIIGAIHFPPLLGYKDFPGFDIALKNALADLKAFESGGVDGIIFENNYDIPHSISVSPSVVSSMTFLGEKLRKATRLPLGISVLWNDYHTALSIAKTLDLQFIRIPVFVDRVKTDYGTVEGDPKKVIDFRKLIGAENIALFTDIHVKHAKLLSKYDLITSAKLAIKNKSDAIIITGKWTGNAPDIKELESLRKKIGSFPILIGSGTDEHNSKPLFQFANGAIVSTSLKSGINESHEVNVKPYVRRIDKNKVEKIIRSLK